Part of the Lytechinus pictus isolate F3 Inbred chromosome 18, Lp3.0, whole genome shotgun sequence genome, tcttgccaaggcgcgcgccccacgttgtcacatcacatgtacgtcgccgacctccaattaagtgtccaacgttgacctatacttcctgggtcaaactgcgcactgtgatgcgcactggatcggtccgaatccgaggagaaacagcgttggaacgaaggtcgtctaaaccctgattctgtagtaattgtgattcatgtttgtgatttgaatcatgattccaatcatgattcaaatcacgattctggcttgaggtcggataaacgcagcctcagacccttaactcgagtgaagggtttgcccagcagactataggggggggggggggcagaaattGGAGAAGAGGAGGGCAATTGAACGGTGAAGAGATGGATCATGGGAAAACGcgccacggggggggggggggtactgacAGCGGGATCCATGGGATAGATATTCAGGAACTATCAAGAGAGCAACAGATTGTGATTGAGAGACGGaagaaattataatgaaaacatCTGGGACACTCGTTAATTCTGACATAGATCTGTAAAGGGTGTATGAATCCAactaaagaataaagaaatatcaTGGGAGAGACAGATTTAGGTCagaccagggaagtgttataacacttccctggtcaGACTAACAAAAATAAGAGAACTTGAAAAAGAGGGGCTGAATATGGATCGAGAGGATTCTAATATACCCATGCACGtaccagaccccccccccccccaaaaaaaaaaagggaaattaaattTATAATAAGGTATgtcaataatataaaataacacGAAACCACGAAGGAAGTCAGAATCAGTATTTTAATGTTAACGGTGTATGTATGGATTTTGGATTGGGAACAACAGGCCGAGGGCTTAGGGCGGAGAGAAGGTGCACGCAGCCAACCAAATGTTGTTTAAATGGTAAAAAGAAATCGTAGAATATTATGTTCCGATCCCTGAACgatgaaaatcattttgaatcTGAACGTTGTTGatataaaatagaaaaagagaaCTTTCTCAGATTAAATATCCTGAAATGGCAGTGATTAAAAGTCAGCTTCGACATGAATGGTTTCATTATTAGATACAAATTGACGTCATTACAACGACGTCATCTCCTTGAAAGGTTTCAATAACTTGATATCACCTCCCTGCTTTAAAGAGCGAAgccattaaaaaagaaatcgtAGAATATTTTGTCCCGACCCCCGAACgatgaaaatcattttgaatcTGAACGTTGTTGAAACGAAAGAGAAAAAGATAACTTTATCAGATTAAATATCCTGAAATGGCAGTGATTAGAATTCAGCTTTGACATGAATGGTTTCATATAATTACATACAAATTGACGTCATTACAGTGACGTCATATCCTTGAAAGGTTTCAATAACTTGGTAATAAAATAACTCCCTGCTTTAAAGATCGAAGACTTTTaaaaaacaagtccaccccaaaaaattgattttttgataaaaggaggaagatccaacaagcgtaacactgaaaatttcataaaaattggatgtaatataagaaagttatgatattttaaagttttgcttaatttcacaaaacagtcatatatgCACGTCCTGGTACGGTCGGTATGCAAgtgagcagactgatgacgtcacccactcactatttcttttgtatttaattttattacatgaaataaaaaattgaattttctcattgtcatgtgtgaaacgtgtgtgtgtatttgagttttgtcagacgtgtatcaatcagatataattatttacgtctgggaccgacctttaacgtcaccatccggaAGACGttaccagggctcgaacctctgcatcaatttgtaacttccccacagcttggattacaggcgcacgccacaacgcccaaaatttcattcctccctgaacatgtagaatgaccattattttaacagtttatgatTAAGTCAATCGTCCTTACTGTCGAAGGTGCCGTGGCctagtggtctaaggcgcctggctatacataggggcccgtattctgaagtcaggtttaacttagatcatggtctaactctgtgctgaaattatgggaagccaaaagttttattgttaagttgtatgtttttttatgtttactgtgcttttTCTTCAATCCTGATTCATCgttggtgaagacaatcatctttttatacttcctagacgatcatgaatgatttgagagcctaATGAGCTGAAATAAGATATCTTTACTGTTAGTGATtgatgtaacaattggctatccatgcttaaaccacaactttaaacctgagtttaagttaaacctgacttcagaatacgggccagaaagtccggggttcgatccccggccgcggcacccaTGCCCGTGAGCAAAGCATCTAATGTACAAGCTCTTTTAtcatgctttcaaataaatggaaatgctatattcattattggtaacttggtgtgcacctgtttaaaaaaaaaaaatgtattattcaaaaaataaaaaacaaaagaaataataagtgagggacatcatcgactctctcatttgcatatcactgagtcgTGTATAATAtgtctgttttgtgaaaaataagggaaattgaaaatgtcataactttcttcttttgcatccgattttgatgaaatattcaacgttatggttgtttgatttttctctattgattcaaatcaacacttttcttgggtggacttgacctttaaaattgaATGTTCATGGTCTCTCCcgggtctctctctctctctctaaaagATAGTATATGATTCTACCTTGTGATTATCTTGATTTATATATTGTATGATTATCTAATGTTCttcatgttttattgattattataTCGAGAGGTATGGCCATGATATTATATTGTgattgttggaaatggaaataaacgatatgaaaagaatgaatacatgattcatttatgaaaataaaaggattTCTTAGCGCCTTTCCTTTGTGGTTGAAATAGCgaggggccgcggaatggttttAAAAGTGAAGGAATGGGGACTGGATGACCACCCTCTCCATTAAAATGGCAATTTTAAAGGTTCTTTTCACTGAAAGAAAAATCGGGGCGAAGTCCCCTCAGTACTCGGGGTTCCGCAAGCGGTGATGCGAGAatcgccttttttttttttttacagtttgatTAATGCGCTAAGATAAGCCATTCGAACATCACATAATATGCTTAgagtataatttttgaaaatgttaggatattttgtatgaaatcatatatctaatttgcatatcctATTTCATGCTTCATGCTATTTCATGCTTTTGTGGGTGTAAAAGTATATTATGTCCCAGACTAGTATTTTGACATGACTTAGACAAAAAGTAATGAAGGGAAAACTTGCTGTTCTTGATCTACTTAATTTACTGCAGGTGGTCTCCAATCATTAGATCAGTGACCTTAAGAAGTACATTTCATATTGAAAGTAGATGACAGCTCGTATCATTCGTTTTAGTATTACGTAATCGAATTAGATCAATTTTTATTGAGGGTATATAGTTCTTTTGCAAACCACAGCCAGCGAGAATATTTTAGACGATTGTTCAGAGACGACGGATGACTCATGTTTCCAATCTGAATTCGAGTATTAGAAAATGGCTCCAAAGCAATAAAACATACTCCCCTTTGTTGGCGACAGAAGGGTCAGTTATTAATGTTTAACGGGAAACCTCATACAATGTGCATGGTTACTCAGCCCTATTATATCCAAACATCACATTTTATGGTTTGGATTCCACTATACAATGAACTATTGAGCTTTCGAAAGCTTTAAAGAACCATAAAGAACGGCGGGGCTTGAGCCAAAAGtgtaaattttcacttttttatacACGTGAAAAAAGTGGGGAGTTGGCACCCTCAGCCCCCGACTCTGCGGCCCTCGATCTTTTTGACAGCAGTGGTTATCCCAACTGATTTGCAGTTTCTAAAATTAGATGGTATCGAATGCGTTATAACCACTCGTTTCTTGAGAGGCATTGCGCAATGTAGTCACACAAGATCAAATTAATTAAGGAAACGGACTTCATGTCCTCTCCGGAAACTGGTGCTAACTAGTTTTCTCAACTAGAGATTGTGATGACTCAGCGCAAATTTATTTACCTACGATATTTCTTTCTTACAGATACACTAATGAGTCATATCAAGTTTCTTATGGGGTATACTTGGGCACAATGCCGATTACTCTCAGCgatttcccttttttcagtgCTTGGAAGAGTTCAATGTGATGTAGGGGAAACGAATATATAGCTGCCATTTTTTCTCTAGACTTTTACACCAAGCACTCCAAATTTGCCAGGAATTGAGTTATTCCAGAATATATCTCTACTATCGCCAATAAGTCATATTGATACACTCGTGAAGAAGTTTATAATTCTCGATcaatacacacatatatatatatatatatatatatatatattgtgatgagGCCAACTCAAAAGATGACGCACGAcaccattatatatatatataatatattgtaaagtatttataaaataattgtttcTCTGATTTATTTGATGGGTTTGTGAAGTGTGCGTCCTATGCAAACGATATGTTTGTAGATTTATATTTGAGgaagttttcattttttgatgCGTGAATTCGACTTGCTATGATTGTGTAATGTGCGTCTTTAAAGTCCTGTTGAAACTAACTTGTTAACAAGTTCTCATcctatgatatttcaaaatctgCAGAGAAGGTTGGCAAAATCATGACACCCCATCCGAACAACAACTCCCTCTACGATGCCTGTACTACCGGCTGTGGACAGCTTGTCTCATGGAAAGATGACCCTTCCCCGGCTGTCTTCGAGGCGAATCCCATAGACACCATCCATACGGTTCACCAGGACGAGGCAGCAACGACAGGTGGCTGCAAGACGGGCGCCCTCAAGATGATCAGTTTCTTCAAGGAACTGTGGACAAACCCAAGATACTTGCGATGGGTAATGACCATTGCCACTTCCATGGTCTTTACAATAGTCCTGGGTTTCTTCAACGCTTTTGGTCCGCTTTACATGTGCCTTAGAAGAGACCTGAAATCTACGGCTATTGAAACTGGTAAAACATAAATTCCTTCACGTTTCAGAATTTAAAATCAGCAGAGAATAAGTATCGAATAAGAAGGTATCAGTGAGGTTCCCCTTTGTTGACCCATTTAAGCTTAGACTTTCGGAAACAATAGCACTCTTTCCAATCCATCAAGAACCTAACAATTTACCATAATTAATCAGGAACTACTTGATGGTAACTGTTTCAGATATATTGCGAATtataattcaaagaatttccCAGTAATAAGTGAACAAAGGAAgtttactatttatttttctcaactATGCTTTCAGGTTGGGTAGCCTCCCTTGGCTGGTCCATCGGAATCACATCACCGTTCGTCAACTCGCTCTACCAACGATACGGTCCTCGGAAGATCGCCATCCTTGCTGCCATTTTCTGCTCCACGGGAATCCTCTCGTCCTCCTTCGCGACGTCCATATGGCCCCTCTTCGTCACCTTTGGTCTTGTGTTTGGGTTTGGAGTCAACCTGGTGATCACCGGTTCGATGAGTCTCATCGCCTCGCACTTCGACAGTAATGACTGCGCCCTTCCGACCACTCTCCCGGGAATTGGCTCTTCTCTAGGTAGGTGTCCTACCTCTTCTGTCTTCTTGTCAGTCTTGTGACTCTATCCATACCGAATACAAGGGAATCCCTCTCTCTTTAGTTATGTGACATATTAAAGTGTGGGCAGAATCATGTGGTCATAATTGCTACAATTTCTTTCAAGAAAAGGTCCCCTAAGAAAACCTCTGGCTCGATTGTAAAATTACTTTGAGGACTCTCAAAGTTGATGGTGAATAAAACGTGGTGACTAGTTTCTGACTACCCTATTGAATGCTGACCTACCTATCAAATCCAAGTAGTTTATGAACCAAAGAAAGTTTTATACCACATGACCCTAatgttattctatttttttttctcatcaggTGCGCTGATTTGCTGCCCCGTACTGGAGATTGCCTATGAGCACTTTGGCTGGAGAAATACCCTTCGGTGTGTAGCCGCCTTGATGTTCGTCATTTGCCTTTCATGTGCTGTCGTGTACAAACGACCTGCCTCCACTAAAGGGACAACCAATGCATCAGAAACTGCCACTGAGGACGCCTCCTTGAAGGCACTACTTACTCTATCTAACATTCCTTCGACCAGTGCTGCTATAATGTCCTCAGCTGGTTCCCAGAAGAGGAAGAGCTTGCTGATCAAGCTGTTCAGGGGTGAAGATGAACTGAAAAGAGAGCGAAGACTGAAGAGTAGACAGAACTACATCAAGCTCGTCAAAGACCCAATTCACTGGATGTTCTGTGTGGCTAACATGATGTCCAATGTCTGCATGGTATTCAACGTGATAAACCTGGTGAGTAGGACCTTTCCTCTTCTCAAAACTTAACTCTCAAAATAATTGATAATCATGCATTGATTTAATATAACTCCATGTCTTTTGCTAGGATATTTCGTAAGCTTTTTGTAATGCGATTGATTTGATACCGAATTATGAAATGGCTAACTGATAAATTTCACTCCCGTAGTTAAGTAAGGAACAGGGGTAAGTGTGATCCGTGATGGCTATGCAGAATGGGTTGGCATCAGAAGCTGAACTCCTGGAGGTTAAGGGACCAAACTTACATCAATATGTTATGCCCTGCTGTCTGATTGCTAGGTGGTGCCCAAAGCCTTCTCCATATACCACCAGGGATCCGTAGCACTAAGATTTCTGATATACCACATCTTCTTTCCGTAAGTGTGCATGGTTCATAGTAAATCACTTCGATAgggtgggtattttttttttcctgtctaAGAACAGGTTctcaacaaagaaataaaaagttatatggGCTGGGcttaaaaagatttttttagaCCCTCTGATTTTATGATCAGCTAACTAGGGTCTCTGTCAGAATGTAGAGATTCGTAGTACTGTCCATCTAAATATTTCCCCCTTTACTAATTAATTTGGCCCCATTTTGAAGCAAATGTTGTCTCTCTTATATCAGAACAAGATTTAGCCAGGATGAGTAATGGTTGCCGAGCTTCGAACCTGTGTCAGAGAGGCCTCTCTGTAACTTCCGGTTGAGATGAGATGTCGAGAAGATGCTGACGCTACCTCTAAGCTCTCAGGTGTTTGGTGGCCTTTTCTTTCCTGCTGCTCGGGCTCTGAAGCTGTTCCTCCTTTGAAGCGATTTCCTCAAGCAACAAATGCCAGTGGCCTTACTCATAGAAGATATTCATCCTTGATGCAAGAGGGATCCTGGCTGGCGTTCTCGACAACCTTTTCGGGTTCCGTCTTGGATAGCTCTTAAAGATCGATGGTTGCCTGGCGGGATCCTGTACTGGCTACATCATGTCCGATCGGACAGTCAAGCAACGGAAGTGCAGCATCTTTATTGGCAAAAGAGAAGATTGGGAAATAGGGGGAAATTAAGAGAAAATCGTCGGCCCGATCAGGGAGTATGTCCTTCTCCATAAATCAACCGACGAGTCCCCAAGGGATTCTACAACCAATTCCCACCACCCCGATCGTAAGTTATTGTTTTACAGGCAGACATAGCATGAACATAGTCTGGAGGTATTCTCTGATGTAAGATGGGCAAAGATCTTGTTAATCTAAAAGTGCAAATCGTAGGGACCGGGCAGTAAAGTTATAACTGAAATATAGTCTAGAATAATAATTTGAACAGAGTAATGTATAGAATATAAACTAATGATCCAATCACAATTATTAAATTCAATAAACAAAGAAGTgatgtgaaagaaagaaaatacactattgtgatttgaagaaaaacaacaaaacactgtaatatttaatttttttctcaagtaGTAGCAAAATGTTCAATTCCTATTTCTCAGCACCATTCAACCTCTCACATCCCCCTCCTCCTCTATCAACCAACCATCCCTCATTCTCTTTCTCCATTGTTTtctttgctctctctctctccctctttctctctcaccaGCATCCTTGTATATGCCCTCATGATCTATATTTTCTCTTAATTCTAATAAACTGTGGTATTTTCTGTTTATCTCTTCTGTATCCACTCTCTTAATTTATAACTTTGATTTCCCCTTATTCGTTTGTCAAAAATTAAGAGGATACCTCGAACAAACATGCAATTCATGCTATGTCTGCTATAGTATTCTGTCGGCTTACCTAGTACCCGCTAATATATATGGGCATATTTAACTCTCTTCGCGCATGTTTTTTAAATTCGTCGATGCTTTTATTATCCAAGTCAAAAACGTTGTTTGGGAGTCGACTGGACGGTTTCAACGACTTTCATTTCAGATTGAACCCGCTCCGATGATTTCCAAAACAGCAAATAAAACATTCCatggttatttttatttttttttaaattaaga contains:
- the LOC129281909 gene encoding monocarboxylate transporter 13-like isoform X1 gives rise to the protein MTPHPNNNSLYDACTTGCGQLVSWKDDPSPAVFEANPIDTIHTVHQDEAATTGGCKTGALKMISFFKELWTNPRYLRWVMTIATSMVFTIVLGFFNAFGPLYMCLRRDLKSTAIETGWVASLGWSIGITSPFVNSLYQRYGPRKIAILAAIFCSTGILSSSFATSIWPLFVTFGLVFGFGVNLVITGSMSLIASHFDSNDCALPTTLPGIGSSLGALICCPVLEIAYEHFGWRNTLRCVAALMFVICLSCAVVYKRPASTKGTTNASETATEDASLKALLTLSNIPSTSAAIMSSAGSQKRKSLLIKLFRGEDELKRERRLKSRQNYIKLVKDPIHWMFCVANMMSNVCMVFNVINLVEMMDSEGYSPQRSATFMSILSFVEMGFRLLTGIFGDRLPCARTLLFPVVCIVCACATFSLTLSSSAAVIITYVCVAGMGRAVSYSIVFSASIETFGHSVHQESFSMILVSYGIACLLAAVIPGLSFDLTGSYTPANYCGAVLWLIAASLYLAVYFFSNRRNRQRALRYSSILQCSSDNNEPMVKVDTCAPITVAHTLNEKGIDLEGALADFEVDARDAMTVMAQEYMVVVDRVSTV
- the LOC129281909 gene encoding monocarboxylate transporter 13-like isoform X2, which translates into the protein MTPHPNNNSLYDACTTGCGQLVSWKDDPSPAVFEANPIDTIHTVHQDEAATTGGCKTGALKMISFFKELWTNPRYLRWVMTIATSMVFTIVLGFFNAFGPLYMCLRRDLKSTAIETGWVASLGWSIGITSPFVNSLYQRYGPRKIAILAAIFCSTGILSSSFATSIWPLFVTFGLVFGFGVNLVITGSMSLIASHFDSNDCALPTTLPGIGSSLGALICCPVLEIAYEHFGWRNTLRCVAALMFVICLSCAVVYKRPASTKGTTNASETATEDASLKALLTLSNIPSTSAAIMSSAGSQKRKSLLIKLFRGEDELKRERRLKSRQNYIKLVKDPIHWMFCVANMMSNVCMVFNVINLVEMMDSEGYSPQRSATFMSILSFVEMGFRLLTGIFGDRLPCARTLLFPVVCIVCACATFSLTLSSSAAVIITYVCGLSFDLTGSYTPANYCGAVLWLIAASLYLAVYFFSNRRNRQRALRYSSILQCSSDNNEPMVKVDTCAPITVAHTLNEKGIDLEGALADFEVDARDAMTVMAQEYMVVVDRVSTV
- the LOC129281909 gene encoding monocarboxylate transporter 13-like isoform X3, whose amino-acid sequence is MGWVASLGWSIGITSPFVNSLYQRYGPRKIAILAAIFCSTGILSSSFATSIWPLFVTFGLVFGFGVNLVITGSMSLIASHFDSNDCALPTTLPGIGSSLGALICCPVLEIAYEHFGWRNTLRCVAALMFVICLSCAVVYKRPASTKGTTNASETATEDASLKALLTLSNIPSTSAAIMSSAGSQKRKSLLIKLFRGEDELKRERRLKSRQNYIKLVKDPIHWMFCVANMMSNVCMVFNVINLVEMMDSEGYSPQRSATFMSILSFVEMGFRLLTGIFGDRLPCARTLLFPVVCIVCACATFSLTLSSSAAVIITYVCVAGMGRAVSYSIVFSASIETFGHSVHQESFSMILVSYGIACLLAAVIPGLSFDLTGSYTPANYCGAVLWLIAASLYLAVYFFSNRRNRQRALRYSSILQCSSDNNEPMVKVDTCAPITVAHTLNEKGIDLEGALADFEVDARDAMTVMAQEYMVVVDRVSTV